The following is a genomic window from Episyrphus balteatus chromosome 1, idEpiBalt1.1, whole genome shotgun sequence.
GTGATTACTTTCAAATGGAGTGAAGCTCGTCGGGAAAGTGTTCGGTCACTTTCAAATATTGTGCAGACCGTTGGGTTTGCAAGTGATTCCGATGGATCGATTGCGAATCCAAAgtatttggaaaaaatattccattgttATATGAAAGCTTTGGAAGAGTATTCAGTGGATAATCGAGGAGATATTGGAGCTTGGGTACGAGAAGCAGCTATGAATGGTTAAAAACAGATGCTCTCAGGCTTAaggatttttaaattaaattattaattttattttatagccttatACCAATTGCTTACGACATgtccaaaaagtattttgagCCCCGATCATGTACAACGGGTTCTTCTAGGTTTAGTTCAACAGGCAGTTGAGAAAATTGATCGCACAAGAGGACTGGCAGGACGCCTATTCTGCAGCCTTATAAATGCTGACCCACTCATTCCACACATAAGTCAGCATGATAGACTGAAAGAGATTTTCCCCGAAAACACTGAAGCAGTGCTTTGGTTATTTGCCGATCATACATTCCCAATGTTTTGTTCTCTGTTAGAATTGCCAGAATATTCACAGAAAGTTCTTTTAGGTTTAAGTGCAAGTATCGGACAACTCACAGAATCATTGGTAAGGAAGGATAAAAGGATATTTGTTGctcaaataattattttccttttttttagataaaatacTCATCTGCAGCATTGTTTAAATTCTTGCGTTCTCATCCCACTGAAATTCCTCGTCTTTGTAATGAGATTGTcaagaattttgaagaaaatttcatGGTCGAGCGAGTTACTCCACCTATGTTGAATTTCCTTGACATTCTTATTGGATCAGGTATAAGATTTTTTAATGCCATTTTTCAAAGAtcttaaagctgaaacacataCACGCTtcagggcgtcgcttcgttgcgttacgttgagaaatcctcaaagcgcgcttctgtcactttgactttgaacagctgattgcaacataaaatctgctgtcaaataaaaaaaacacactcactcacaaaattattgggccaagtctttatcttgatttaattgtggaaaaatgaaaaaggatattaatgtgtttaaaaaatgcatagaaatttgtttattctttaatcctatatttataaaaacaaaaccaatcaaaatatattgtttttaacaataaaactcagtctaaaacatcattaaatttttttgtttttaatacgtaaattgttttgatttaaaatatctcgatgtcgtttttttgtgcaaaatctatatagagaaattaaaaaacacacatagttttgcaataattttttttttttattcacatttggcgcaataataatgtgggtgactgtaactatgtctgttaaatgtcagaaagcgagcaaaagttcagtctggttgaacttttgctcgctttcttacgtttccttacgtttgtcaaaaaaagcgtacgtaagaaaagcgtcattgtgtgaggatacacagatttcctatagttgaacttttcgcagttgtcaaaatcgacggcaaagcgtgattgtgtttcagcttttatgcATATATTCCTTTTTTTACAGGTACAATAAATGCTGTTTTAATGGATGAAGAATCTCACTTTGCTGACGAAATCTTTCGTCTTGTTAACGAAGAAATCAAAGGACACAAAAAACTCTATAAACTGATATCGAGTATTAATGTTTTTTGTCAATTGATTCAAGTGCCACGTCTTTGTAAGAAAATTCTTGCCAAAATGGCAGTATTTTTAGGACTAACTCATGTACACGTTCGCAAGACAACAGCTACAAAATTATATGAAGCTTTAGCACTTCATGGTGATTCTTGTGACATTCCTGAAGAAAATATGGATGAGATATTGAATTTACTATCGGAAACTGATTGGGGATTGCCTTTGTTGGAAATTCGACCAGTTCGTAATGAATTGTGTAATCTAATGGGTGTTAAGCCACCAGTAAGTGGTGTTGCAAAAAGTACTGCAGCACATTAGttcggtttttattttgttttatttaaaattggcATCTCCTCTGGAGTGAGTATTTAAGTGCTTTATTAAATTTCAACTGGCTTAGCTGCACGTTTCTTTaagttaaaatatatatattccaAACgcataatcaaaataaaatacaaaaactttggATAACCAAGTCATGACACTAAAAAACTTGAAAGCAtttatatacatttattttgGTTTGAGTTTAAGTTTACTTCGCCCCTGAGTATCTGGATTCAAATCCAGCATACACaaccttaatatttttttcagggtTGCTTCTTATTACGAATAATAAGAAACCatgatatataatttttgaaattgggaAACATAAATCCGAAAAGAGTTCAACCTTCCACCTACAAACTATGTATACactcttttaatattttaggggaacatgcagcatctaactgatgagcccattGCCGGTTTTGGGAAACTCcgcataaaataaaagaaaaggatTTGCTTGCTGGatctatttggaaaaaaattgcaaaattgaaagaaatcttAAGACTTCGCCGATATTTGGTCGACTTGTTTGACTTAACAGTCGGGTTGGAAATTAATGCTTAGTCTCTTCTGTGTATCTTAACGAAATCGTTTGAGTATGCGACTTTTATATTGATAAGATCCGGACAAAACTGTAAGCAAAATTGACCTTACCTCAACATTTAAGGATTTTCCTTTAATTCCTTAGGCTAACATCGAAATCACATCAGAACAAACtgagttttgaaaaatctttcttttaatTGAGAACAGAATTTGTATAACAAATTAAAGTTAAActctttattttataaatattaaataatagtacatttttttttactcaatacAATTAGAAGTACAAATAACAGTAGAATAAAAATCTTTACTCGACAAAGGACTCAAAGGTTCCCATAAATCGTTTCTCGGATTATACACCTGAACAATAACTCCACCATTAATCGTATTTCCACAAactgcaattttattttcaaaaactgttgcATTCTTTCCTGAACAATCTTGTGGCAATGGTGCTACTTTAGACCATCTATTATTGGAAACATCATAACGTTCAACATTAGTCTGGCCATTTCCACCAATTACATATAAAAATCCTTCAAGTGCAACAAAggcaaacaaatacaaatttatagtTGGTAATCTTTTGAATGTCCATTTTTGTGCAGAAATATCATACGAATGCAAATAACCTTTGAAAGTATCAAGAATATACACGATTCCATTCCAAGCAGTTATTTTACTGTTGGAATCGAATTGACTAGGTGATTTTACAACAAACCATAAGCGAgtggaaaaattataaatctccATCGAATCCACTCGATATCCTTTATCTTCTTCACCATGACCAAAAACGCACAAACATTCATTTGAAGCAGCCACTTGGCAGATAGCTCTATTTCTTTTCATTCGAGGCATTTCAAACCATTTGGAGGAATTCAGGTCAAAATATTCTGCAAAATTTGTAATACGTTTATCACTGCGTCTTCCTCCGATTACAATTAATTTAGCATCAATCACAGTCATTGCTGCAAAAGCTAGTTTATTTTTCCAAAGAGAAAATTCTTTTTCCATTGTCCAAACATTAATTGTCGAGTTATAAATTtgcattacaatttttttcgaagCAATGTTGGTTTGAAGACATACAATTTTGTCAGGTGTTTTTGGGTTGAGAGCAAGATTTCTGGGAGTTGGTATTGATTCAGTGTCCGGCGGGTTACGATTTACCATCAGAACTTTATTCGAATTCGTAATTTGTGGAAATGCAGTTAGATCGAGAACAAGATTTTGGGAATCAGATTCTGATTTGAACTGAATTTCAGTCAGATTGTTATTCGCTTCTGTGGTTTGTGGCTCGAGACTAAGACTTTCCGAATCTGATTCTAAGTGACTGTTCGACGATAATTGCCACTCAATCCAACTGCAAATCAATTCATAGCTTTCAATCGATTTACAAACAGACTTTctatttttaacaataaactcgGCTGTTAAATTCTGAAACCGAATCAACGACATAAGTTCGAGGGTTAAAGGCTCCCGATTTACTTTGTCATAGTTTATCCATGCTGCCATGGATAAGAATACAATTTCCTCTAAATCTTCATGTGGATTCTCATTAAATAGTAAATCCTTCAATTCATTTTCACTAAGCATTAAAAAGTCTTTTTCCTTAGATATTTCTTCAAAGTGATTGTAAGTGCATTCTAAAGATTTAACTTTCAGTCTGGATAGACTTTGTTCTTTTGCAAATCGAAGCCAATTCAAACTGTTACTACAATTGATATTAATTTCAATGAATTCACAGCAACCATCAATTAAagtattcattttcaaaaagagtGCAGCTTTTAGAATTTCTTCGACAGTGTCAAGGATCACTTCAATCGAACCGGAATACATGAAATCGATTATGTATTTCAGTGTATAAGCATCGATTAGTTTGAGTGGCAATACATTGCCTTGTAATGATGTTGCTTGGCTGTTAGACAATACCTCAAAGAAATATTCACTAAATGCGCACAGGACAAGTCTATGAGCTGGGATATTGAAGCAATCTTCTCCAGCAGAGAGAGTAATGTCAAAATGCCCATGTTCTTTATAGAAATggttaagattttcgaaaatagtTGTTGTATGTTGATCGCATTTGAATAGTCGGCGACTGTTATTAGCAGATGAAGAGATTGTTGATGCCATTTTACATTCtgttaaagatattttttttaaagataattatgcatattttaagaacttttttgaaaattgtctaATTTGTTTCTTACCTTTTTTGGCttattatgtcgttttctttcactccaatgagagtacccttttagtacttatttttgcacttttgaaggttttgtgttctttgacgccacaaaggtgtaaaaaaaaaattactccggagtaattttagtactacggagtaccccggatttactccacatttttagtcagagttacaccgatttgcacacgcacttgcacacacacttatgaatttgaagtttgactttttaaaattttgtttgaaaattgaaaaatgcgaaaagtttttctttcaaactcttttgttattaacagaaaacaaccattatgaatatatttttactgtattatattccgccagatatatttcttccatttttgcgTTAATTgataaccaaataaaaaaatatttccgccagtgttcttcatcaataaaaaaaaatcctgtgccatataaaaaaaatcccatttttctgcgttgatgggatattttaattttacaattataaaatcaaactaagggtgtgtgtcaattaggctgaaaaaaaccgatcagaagcataatgaaaaatatatatatatgtgcgagacgcacataagagcaaaggagaaataaagttcgaaaaaaagggaaggaagattttctaccgtgagtctccggtaaaaaaatttgtgactctttttgacgtttctctttgatcttgttttttttggaattaaaatacatagtctgcttctacacgaagacgtagacgcacaagatgcacataagagcaaaggagaaatcgatctttctctctctcttgttcttatgtgcatctcgtgcgtctacgtcttcctgtagaagtcgtcatacgaaagcaagaacaaaataaaaccaaagaaaataactcaaatttgcgtcttcaaaaagaaaaaaatacgtgtagaagcgcgtgacgcaccgaaacgaaaatcaaaaggaaattggaAGATGATTTCTGCGCCTTCCGTCTTCGTGCATTATGGttcatatgttattaatattaatttttcttttcaattcataaaatgttttccctaggcctgttatcactatttttttcaaagaaattatccatttttgccttgtcacacacacaattacataaaaaaaaattactctcattatgttctttcactccagaaaaaggagtaaaaatttagagtactccttaatagagtgaaagaaaacgacattagattcTATTTTCTGATAAGaactattttgtttaaaacgggAAAGCTCTTTCGTCACGAAGCTGGTTTTAAGAATAACAGAAAAACATACGAAAAAGGAAattcaaaatagttttgtttACGATTTAGTGCAAAAGAGAACTTGTGGATGCCAAAGATAATTCAGAAAAGATAAGAAAGTTTCTTATTCTTAGTTAAAAGCAGCGTTGCCAGGCATTTGGcaagtcgattttttttatcaaaaatatttttcccccttttttattttagttttttccgTTTTGGGCTCCTTGTTACATACATGTTCTcatgtatgtacctatgtatataaattgtttcaaataaccaaaacttaaaataacaatACAGTAGTTGGTTAATCTACTTGCTAACAACTGAGTTTGGTATTTTGGATTGGAGGCTATACTAAAAGCGCCGTAGTGGTCAACAGCAGAAGAAACTAGCGCCTCCAAGCCTTTAGAGtttgtaaataattttgaagtCTGGGAAATcgaaaaaacacacaaaatatatCCGAAGATTAGCTGCACGAATAAATTAATTCGTTTAAAATTACTTctatttgaattcaaaactattttaattctttttttgaaacaaaaacttgtCGAACAGATGGATGACAATGATAATAATCTAGCAAAACGATGTTTATTGTTTGATAGTTCGAAATCGAGtgaggaaaattttatttaaataaatatttaaatataaacaaattgaaattattatcaaagataaaattaaaataaaattaaacattacAGTATTAAATAGCAAagtgaataaaacaaattagtaTTCTAACAGACAGTAACAATGCATAGTGGTGTTAGTAAAAGAGGGGTAAATGTGCCGAAAAATCTAGATCTGGAAAATTGATctaagatcaaaaaataaatcaattcttttttgaccaaacgaaggcaaaaattgtcaaaatcagttttttgacagatctaaatcaaaaaataaattgatttttgtaccaaacgaaaaccccatAAGCATGATGTTTGTTCTAGCACTTTAGTATACCTATAacttttgtttggttttgaaaaaaaaaaaataccaactaGATTTAAACATGTCAATTTTCTTTATTAGTTAATCTAATAGTCTACATGAAATGAAATCAAACGCATTctattctcaaaattttgaaaaaaaaaattaaaaataaaatttcatcggAATAATCTGGTGAATACTTTAAGAGCTAGTGTCACTGCTTTTGTTTCTTCCGCTctgcaagtaaaaattaaaaaaaaaaaaaatacttggattaatttaaattcaaagaaacaaacaaaagtaTTAAAACTTACTTTAAAACTGTATTACTAAATTCATCGAGTTGTTCTTGTGTTGCTGTCACATAACCACCGCTATTCTTCTTTGGCAATGCATCCAGTGCTCGCTTCAGATACGCCTCCATATTCTCTCCTTCAACTGCTTTAATCTCCATCAACACTTCGGCTACGTCTGGCATCATATACGAATGCAAGCAAAACACTGAGGCGTGAATCAAATTCATGACCAGAGCTTCGCCGTTTTGTTGAGCAATGCTCTTGACTAGTGGACGACATTCCGGATATCTGTATGTGGTGCGACCCCATCGCAATATATTGCAAAAGAACTTCATCACCGATGAGTTGGCTTCCCGATGATCCAAAGTGCATGCTAAGAGTGCGCATTGAAATATCGGTGTTACTAGAGGACTTTGCAGGAACGGAACCGGACAGCATTCAATAAATCTGGAGCATAATCTGAAAAAGTCATCTACTGTGTCAGGATTGTTTTTCAATCCGTTCTCCACCTGTAACATATTAAATGTGGGTTCGATGAATGCTTTCAGCATTTCCAGCAAACCAGCAATGCAGTCTTCCGACTTGGCGAACACATCAACTAGGACACTTCCCAAATACAAGAAGCAGCTGTGATGATGTACGACGTACAGACAAACCATTTGCTTTACAAGTGGTTCCACGAGTGGTGATGCAAGCTTGCCAACCATACGAACAGAGTAGCGAATCAGACGACAAGTACGTTCCATTATTCGCAAGTCACTTTGGTATTTCTCCATCACTCTCGAAATTAATGGCCATGCGTCTGTGATTATTTGCAATGTAGGATGCACTTCGTCCGCTTGGATATCTGGGTTTGTGTGCCTGATAATTGCGCAAGCTCTATCAATCCAGTATGCTGGATCTGTACGTTCACCTTTTTTCACCGACAAACTACCCGTTTCGACTAATTGAGCCAATGGATTCAGCTGGAAGGTACAGATTTCACGCAGGCCTGGCTCCAGTTGGTCACGTGGCAATCTCTCTAGAATCAATGAAATTCCTTTCAAAAGTCCAATTGCAAGCTCATTCGATATTTCAAAACTATCCAAACTGCGGGCAATTTCAATGAGACCGTTGAGATGAAAACTCATCTGCTGACGGCAGGCAGTACATATCGATGTGAGAGCAATGGCAGCTGCAGCTGCCAAGCCATTCTTTTGCTGAAGGCAATATAGAAGAAAATTTAGAACTGCTTGCAGGACTTCTGGATGGTTTTCAATCCAATCGCATAGCTCTCCGAGTAGCATGATGGAAGTGTAACGTACGGCGATATGAGTGTTTTCAGGAAGATTTAGAATAGCTTCAACAACTTTGGGTATAACTTCATTTTCGTCACTAAAATTATTGAAGAAAATAAAGAGATTAattagaatttttcttttttaatcttgTAGTTATTGTTACTTACGGTATAATGTTTTTAGCAACATTTTGCATTATAAATAGAGCCGATTCGGTACTCTCCCATGTTGCGCCTGGATTTTGCAATGTGATGAACATCTGCTTGAAACAAGCTCCCGATCCAACGATGAACACAACGTCCTTGATTAGATCCGAAACTTTTCTTCGGAAGTCCtggaataataacaaaaaaataaaacatgttaAAATAACGAAagagatatttattttttttttaatttttaaatactttcgAAATTTGTATTGTTCTGGCAGGGTTAATAGCTATTTTGGTAATACTTCAAGCTGGAAAGCTTGTGGTAGAGAACACTTATCATTGAAACGTAAAAGAAGAATATTTTATGCTTCTAAATCAACCGCATCGAAACAGTTCGTCCTCCAGACTTCTTCTAATACAGAAGCAAAAGCATGAACAATTCTGCCAATTGGTGAATCCCGTTTTCTGTGGAGCGAACATTTTGGAGTTTAATGAGATACCATGACCTCTAAGATAGAGATACAAGAACAAAGTTGTGAAAGAGGAAAAAATTCACTAAATACCTTTTTCCAAGACAAAATCACTATGGAACTTCTGATTCAGGATTAACTGAGGATATCGACGTGGTAGGAAGTACTAagtgtcttttttttatcatgGAGTCTTGTCGTAAGTGAAGAGAAAATGATGTACAAGCTGGTATCTACAAGAGTCACAGTCGATATAACGATTAAACACACAGAAGGCAGAAGTAAAAAGCAGGATAACACTTGGTAATCGCTGTTACTTTGGGCAGAGCGCTATTGCGAAGTACCAGGAAGATACTTTGTAAAACACACCAGTTCTATTCTGTTGGCGGATGAAAACTTCCATGCTGTATTCAAAAAGAAGTTCTTGCTATCGATGTATGACCCGGTTTGCGGTAGTAAGCAGGATAATATCTGAACAGACGAACTGTACGAGCTGTCCAATGACAAGTTATTGATCAAGCGTTGCTTAGACAGCTTATAAACTAAACGTTTAGAAGCAACCGTTAAACGAATCAACGTCAGACCAAATGGGACAAGAAACTGTGGGAGACATGATCTACGATGAACTGCGCAGCTTGAATGTCATCTCCAACGATATGTGGTTTGAATTTGAAGACAGTTAACTGAAGATTGACCGGAGACTGGGTAGAAGAAGCTATTTGGTACGGCTCACAACGGTGTACGGCCATCATAAAGAAGTAGGGCAGAACTTGTGTTCTGTCCTTATAATATTGGATCCTCAGTGCAGCGGAACAAATATTATTCAACTAACTCGATGAATCTGAATTGTACCGGGCATAGGGAATGGAAAACTTTAGGTAGGACGCCAGATGCTCCCAATCATCATTGAAGGCAGATGTGAAAGAGCATCCATTCGATTCGTCTTGAATTTGATGCTGCACATTAGGTGTTTCTCACAGGGTTTGCAAAAAACTCTGTCgagcagaaaaaataaaataaaataaaaaaaagcaaaatacaaCATTATACTTAAAACTagcttttttacttaaaaattaaaaaaaaaaaaaaatactctattCTGGGTTAGATCCagacgaacaaaaatatttgactCTGGAGCAAGTGATTATCTCATATCTAATCAAGAGAATCTGATTGCAGAAGTATATGTACTTCATACATACTGATAGAAAAAGAAAGgcttaaaaaatttccaataatttaaGATCATAACTGACATGGCAGAAATAAACAACAGATTTAAATAATCTCTTAACAAAGGATGAGCAAAAGCTATGTGTCCTCCAAGTAGTTGATGAGTGTCGAAAATTGTATCCTAATGCTTCCAAGCAACTTTATGTATTCCTCtggattaaattattattttcacaaagttttagCAATGTAAACCACGATATTATAATACTTTAgtctcaatataaaaaaaaaaacttttattcttaggaataagctctcCCTAAAAATATACGTAAAATGCAAACTTACTTAATATTTTCAACTGAAAGATAAATACAGAGCCGAAGTGCATTTACATCAAAACCGATTTAGCTTTAttgctaaattaattaaatttgatcagatctaaaaatatatttgcagATTTAAGCCATGAATTGATCAATTTAGAAACAAGTTCTTTTAACatgaaaaagaaagaactcACATTGATGTGATTTTATTTAGAAATGTAGGGATTTCGAttatatttttgaggtttttcttttatatatttgaaACATAATAATTAAGAGTCTAATTAGAAAAGGCAAAAACAGCCTGATATGAAAGAGtggaaatatttgaaatatttttttattgatcccTTGTGATTGTCACGCtataatgaaattgaaataaatcaaaatacaccagaaaatctctaaaaattcaaaacctaTTCTTTGAGTAGTAAACCCAATCCTCGGTAAAATTAACTATTTGACTTTAATGAAAAAACCTAACTCTTtgtgagaaaaacaaaatataaaaaggaaaatatcaattaataatGTACTTACATTAAAATTATCCGATTCATCAATAAGTCCATCATGATCCACATCCATCTGAGCATGTCGATACAAAGCCCCCAACAGCCTCTCAATATGAGGCTTAAAATGCAACGTCAATGCATCATTATTCTTCTGATATATTTCCTCACTCAGCCGATACCACAGATTGAAAGTTATCTCAGCCACTTCATAATCATAATGCCCCACACACAGCAAAACCAATTCGAGACCTTTTACAGAATAATGTGGAGTTTCTACATTCGAAACCATCAGCATCAGAAAAGATTCACACATAACTGTAAATATGCGACAATAGTTAATAGTTTTCTCAGCATCTTCATGGGCAATGCTAT
Proteins encoded in this region:
- the LOC129921276 gene encoding kelch-like protein 20, coding for MASTISSSANNSRRLFKCDQHTTTIFENLNHFYKEHGHFDITLSAGEDCFNIPAHRLVLCAFSEYFFEVLSNSQATSLQGNVLPLKLIDAYTLKYIIDFMYSGSIEVILDTVEEILKAALFLKMNTLIDGCCEFIEININCSNSLNWLRFAKEQSLSRLKVKSLECTYNHFEEISKEKDFLMLSENELKDLLFNENPHEDLEEIVFLSMAAWINYDKVNREPLTLELMSLIRFQNLTAEFIVKNRKSVCKSIESYELICSWIEWQLSSNSHLESDSESLSLEPQTTEANNNLTEIQFKSESDSQNLVLDLTAFPQITNSNKVLMVNRNPPDTESIPTPRNLALNPKTPDKIVCLQTNIASKKIVMQIYNSTINVWTMEKEFSLWKNKLAFAAMTVIDAKLIVIGGRRSDKRITNFAEYFDLNSSKWFEMPRMKRNRAICQVAASNECLCVFGHGEEDKGYRVDSMEIYNFSTRLWFVVKSPSQFDSNSKITAWNGIVYILDTFKGYLHSYDISAQKWTFKRLPTINLYLFAFVALEGFLYVIGGNGQTNVERYDVSNNRWSKVAPLPQDCSGKNATVFENKIAVCGNTINGGVIVQVYNPRNDLWEPLSPLSSKDFYSTVICTSNCIE
- the LOC129905503 gene encoding transportin-3 — protein: MESAPSTDVVYQGIYTLFNNPNSRDKEKASKWLEEFQKSIYSWTIADELLQQKRDLHSCYFAAQTMRNKIQNSFNELPPNSHDSLRDSLIAHICQITSETDQIIVTQLCLAVSDLVLLMASWKDPILWLVESLSKQQETVWPLVEILTLIPEEIDSRYLRLGANRRKEIHKQLEESAGTVNEFLLACLSTYMQNEFILNKVTRCFSSWIGIHAIPLKTFPESPLARHVFNMLSTPDTTRKLHDSATECLCTVLGCMEGNNNHYNVDQMLELQIFNGVLALENAYHNSIAHEDAEKTINYCRIFTVMCESFLMLMVSNVETPHYSVKGLELVLLCVGHYDYEVAEITFNLWYRLSEEIYQKNNDALTLHFKPHIERLLGALYRHAQMDVDHDGLIDESDNFNDFRRKVSDLIKDVVFIVGSGACFKQMFITLQNPGATWESTESALFIMQNVAKNIIPDENEVIPKVVEAILNLPENTHIAVRYTSIMLLGELCDWIENHPEVLQAVLNFLLYCLQQKNGLAAAAAIALTSICTACRQQMSFHLNGLIEIARSLDSFEISNELAIGLLKGISLILERLPRDQLEPGLREICTFQLNPLAQLVETGSLSVKKGERTDPAYWIDRACAIIRHTNPDIQADEVHPTLQIITDAWPLISRVMEKYQSDLRIMERTCRLIRYSVRMVGKLASPLVEPLVKQMVCLYVVHHHSCFLYLGSVLVDVFAKSEDCIAGLLEMLKAFIEPTFNMLQVENGLKNNPDTVDDFFRLCSRFIECCPVPFLQSPLVTPIFQCALLACTLDHREANSSVMKFFCNILRWGRTTYRYPECRPLVKSIAQQNGEALVMNLIHASVFCLHSYMMPDVAEVLMEIKAVEGENMEAYLKRALDALPKKNSGGYVTATQEQLDEFSNTVLKAEETKAVTLALKVFTRLFR